The genomic DNA CGCGCAGGTCATCGGCCGCCTGGCCCTGTGCGTCGTACTCCAGCACGCTCTGGTCGTAGGCCAGCGCTTCGCGCACGGCCTGGTCCTCGTGGATCACGCCCACCAGCCGCTCGCCCAGGTTGTCCTGCATGACGCGCGTGATGTCCTTGGACAGCTGGCGCGCGCCGTCGGCCTGGTTGAGCACATAGAGCGTTTCGGAAAAGTCGGGGCGCGGCGTGCAGTACGTGTGCACCAGGCGCTGCATCAGGGCGAGCGAGGCATACGATGCCGCGTCGGGCAGGCTGACCACGACGACCACCTGGGCCGCCGCCAGCGCCTGCTGCATGTAGACGGAGGGGCCGGGCGGCGTGTCGATCAGCACGACCGCGTCCTGCGGCAGTTCCAGGCTCTCCAGCTGCTGTGCCAGCCAGTGCGGATGCGCATCCAGATGCCGCTCGAAGGCCACG from Acidovorax sp. A79 includes the following:
- the bcsQ gene encoding cellulose biosynthesis protein BcsQ, encoding MKVIAIVSAKGGVGKTTLTANLATALERQGVATLLVVDMDPQNALGLHFGADPRSLAGVSRASLAGEGWASVCVESPSGVHVLPYGVVNEADRVAFERHLDAHPHWLAQQLESLELPQDAVVLIDTPPGPSVYMQQALAAAQVVVVVSLPDAASYASLALMQRLVHTYCTPRPDFSETLYVLNQADGARQLSKDITRVMQDNLGERLVGVIHEDQAVREALAYDQSVLEYDAQGQAADDLRACARVLAQRLRLPLAGAAR